A region of the Drosophila subpulchrella strain 33 F10 #4 breed RU33 chromosome 3L, RU_Dsub_v1.1 Primary Assembly, whole genome shotgun sequence genome:
TCCGGCCATGGAGACGAAACACCGCTGGACTTGCGTCTCGGGGAATGTAAGTCTTACGAAGGACTGGACGGAGGCCTCACGCTTTACAGGAGCGGCAGCACCGCTCTCCCATTGCCTGGTGTTTTCAGAGCATCCTCTCAGCGTGGGATCACCTTTTGAGATTAAGCTGACCTCGATTAATCCCATGTTTGCGGGTAAGTAGCAGGGGGATGACTACTAATCAGTATTCCTAGAAATAtatgtattaaatatataaatctttCTTAGGATGCCTCAGCATCGGGGTCACGGATCTGAATCTCAGCGACGAGAGCGTGCGCAAGAAGCTGCCTACCAGCCTGCGGCGGATTCCGGCAAACGTTTGGTATGTGAGCGGTAACGAGGTGTGCCTCAATTCAAGCTGTCTCCAGCGCTCACTGGCCTCGCTGGAGTGGCTCAGGGTGGACGATCGGATAACGCTGGAGCGGGTAGAGAACTCGTTAAACATTCTGTTGAACTCGGAAAACGTTAACATACAGTTCCACAACGTGCCCAACGATGTGTATGTGGTGGCAGAACTTAGAGGTTCGACAATGGGTATTCAGGTGATTTCCGCCCAGGGACCAGCCTCTCCTCTTCGCCCGTGCAGTTTGCGACTGCAGGACTCCATGGACTTTGGAGTGGACCCACTAAACAAGCAGGACAGCTCTATGCTGGAATCAATTGATTCTGAGGCACAGAACTACGAGTTTTTGGATGTATCACAAAAGAATGCACGGCTCAGCGAAGATCGCAGGAGTGTGACCAGGATCAAGTCGTACAACCAGGCCATTGTCTGCCTAAATAAACCCCTGTGCAAGGGGGAGAGCATTAGCATCAAGGTAGATGGCCTTAACAACAAGTGGAAGGGCACTCTCAGTCTTGGCGTTCTGTCCGCAAGTCCACAGACTGCGCCCATTTCCCTGTTGGACTTCAAAAGGAGCTGCTGGTTGGCGACCCAAGATTACGTGAATATCAACGGCCAAGTGATGGCCTCCAAATACGGCGAAGCCCTGGAGCAGATCCAAGTGGGAACTGTGATCACCCTAACACTAACCCATGCTGGAATGTTGAGTGAGTTTACGCGAAAATCTTAAATTTTAAGACATTCTCCATAaatgtaattatttttaagtcaTAATGGTTGGTTCAACAAATCTCGAGGATCTGGCCAGCGGTCTGCCCAACCATGTGTATCCGGTCTTCGATGTGTACGGCAAGTGCGAAAAGATAACCCTGATTACGGGCAATGATGCCGGTCGCACTGGGAACGCCAATGGCACTCCAATCCTGGAAGCACCGGAGGCCCTAGAGTTGGACAATGGAATGCCCCAGCAGTGCGAGAAGGCGCACCTGGAGATGCATGAGAAGGAGAAGGATACGGAGCAGGTGTGTGAGTCTGGCAGGGATGGACCATCCACATCCGGAGCTCCATCAAATGCCATGtaagtaataaaaattatttaaaatcttttggTCTTTTAAAAAGAGTTTTTTTCAGGACTCGGTCGGTTATGGAAAGCGTTTCGGAGAACTTGCTGCTAAACATTTCCATCAAAAATCGAACTCTGGAGCAACAGCGAAACGAACTGGGTGGATCCTCGTCAACTTGGTAAGCCACTCTAGTCAATCACGGCCAGATAAATTATATTGCAATCGTTTGAGATTTTAAATTACTTTCTCTTGGTGTGTTCTTTCAGTTGCCTTCGCGAGTCTCTCCAGCTGCAGCACAACACCAACCTAAATATACAACGCAGTCAGAGCACCCAGAGATTCCAGAACTCGTTAAACACTTCAGCCACGGCAGCGGGAAGTGGTGGACCCAGTGGCTCCACAGCCAATATTCAACACCTGAGTAACTCAGGCGTCTATGACACGAACAAGGAGTACGATGACCTGCCCAATCCTCCCAACCCGTTGGCTAGTTCCATGGACGAAGGGCCTGGGCCCACAGCAACGGTAGCCACAACGATGGATCACAGCGAGAACAATGCGCAGGCGTTGGAACTTATTACTAGCAACGAACGCGAAATATCTGGAGATCCAATCGCCAACGATAATGTTTTGGAAGACGATGAGATAGACTACATGAACCACCTTTTGCTGCTGCAGCAACTACAGCAGAACGAGTATACGCGACACCATCTTATGCCCGATCAAGCGTCTCTACTGAATCTCGACCTGCCCTCGCTTAATTCAATGGAGTCCGACTCGAATTCTCTCGGACCGACGAGGCCCGGTGGTGGAACCGATTCTTTGCGATCCACTGCCACGGGCGTCAGTGTGGAGCAGAACGACTGCGAATACCTGCGGCAGGTGAGACGCTTCTGTGCCTCGCTGGTCCTGCCACAGGCCTTTTTTGATAGCCGACTGGAGCCAGTGTGCTTCTGCCTGAAGTGCAGTGGTCCGAGCAATGGCGGAAATGGCGATAAACTGGAGGGATGGGTTTATTTCAAGCTAAACCAGCAGACGGTGAATGTGCTGAGCACTTCGACGACAACTGCATCGACATCCTCGTCGAATGCGCCCCAAGTGCATTTTGATCTCAACGGCGACTGGCTGCCCTTCTACTACATGACGCGGGTGGACAAGATTAGGGCCATACTGGATCGTGggcagccgctgccgctggAATCGGATCCGGACGAAGAGCCGGCCGCCGCAGCTCTAAAAGATGAGCCTGGCACCCGGCTTGAGCTTTACTATTCGCCCAATGCCACAGTTATCGAACCCGTGCTGCCCCAGCACCACTTTGCCTCCGAGCAGGGTCTGCACCGCATCTCCACCTCCTTCGAAGTCTACGTCCGACGGCAGTCCATCTCCGGAGTGACCACTGGCAAGGCGGCAGCCGAGGCCAAGAGGCGCAGCATGGGATCCGGTGATCACGATCACGGTGGATTGGGTCAGGGTTCCGAGGGTGTGGGTGGGACGCCCTCTACCACTCTTAACGAGTCGTCTGTGCATCTGCTGAACGATCTCTGCTGGTTCACCAAAGAGGCTGGAGCCTGCATAATCAACGCATTGATAATTAAACTGGATAGGATCGAGGAGCACGAATCTCATTAAGCGCACAACACCACCTTCGCACTAGTCACGGCCTTTTTAAATGCATAGCTCCTGACCTATATTTCGTAACATGACATTTTAATCACGCTCAGCAACTACCCACACCAAATCGCATTCGCATTCCTCTTTGTAAACGAGTTTGTATTGTATTGTAAGCGCCAATAAAATAATCACAAAGTTAATCAGATTACACTTCTGGTAGgtaataaattgaaattgtcacagaaatatatgttcgtttttattttttgtcatTTTGTTCCGCAAAGATGATTCTAGAACAGGAACCTTAAGAATACCCTTACCATCCCAAAAATGAAAACACAAAAAGAATACAATAAATGCTTAGTTGGAATCatcattgtttttatttgattatttGAATTCCATTCATTTAGTGTCGCATTGTTGATTTTGTTAttcaaatatatgaaaaatggTCGATTAGAAATTGTTTTAGGGTTGTTTCTGTTCCGTTTTGCATCATCCACAGGGCAGCAGCAGGTGTGTAGGGTTCCTTTTTCCTTCCTAACCATTTCTTTTTCTACTATTTTTTAGCCCGCATCCATTCATCCGTTTCCGGATCCATCAGCGGCTGCAGTTACATTTTATCATATTCTTACACTTGTATATTGGTTGGTtgcattttgtttgttgtGTTGATTTTGTTGGATTTTTCTCTGCTAGTCCTGAAGCAAGTGCATATACAAAGATTGTTTCATATATGTTTACCGTTTAagttatcattattattatcattaatCGTTAGCCAATACCGATGATAGCCGGGGACAACCGGATAGCGAAAGGAGCTGGCGGCGCTCACTCCACATCCATGGAGGGATCATTTCCTGCCGCGCTCTGGGCATTGTTATCCACGTCCATTTTGTCGCCGGCATTGGCAGTTGGCTCGCCTCCGTTCTGTTCCGCATTAGCCTCATCCTTGGGCGGTGTCGCCGTCTTGGCCGGAGTTGGCTTTGGTTTCGCTCGGTTGATCACTGAGCTGACGCACGCATTCAGGGTGTGCACCTCCTGGCGCACAGCGGAAACCTGGACGGGACTGTCAGCAGTTCGTGGCGACTGTGTGAACTTGGACAGATTGGCATCCAGCCACTTTTGCGCCTTGTCTGCCGTCTCCGAGATGTTAATGAACTCGGTCTCCGTTAGGTGATCGTACTTGGGCACACCCTTGCGGAACTCGGCCACCGCCAGGCGGGCAATGGCAATGGTGTTCTTCAGCTCATCAAAGGCAGCCGGGCCCTGCTCGTAGTCGCTGGCGCGGAGCTTGATGGGATCCGTCTTCTGGTGCAGGGCCTGGAGGCGGTTGGTGTAAGTCTCGCGCTCGCAGTCCTCTCCATCCTCGTAAAGCCAGTTCTCGAGATCATTCAACTGAGCCACAATAGCCTCGCGCTCCGCCTCCACGACGAATCGCTCCAAAGGTCCACCCTAGAAACAGAACGAAGGATGTATTAGAAAAGAGTTTGCCAGAGATGTATTATCTGTTTAATTACCTGCAGTTTATTACGCATATCGTAGACAAACTCCTCCAAGGCATTTTTGGCATCGATGCGTTCGGTTTCCTTCTGATCGTTGCCAATCATTTTGGACTCCTGCTGTGTGTAGTTGCCCAGGTCGACGGGGCTGAAGCCGTGGGTAGTGCACTCCAGCGGCAATTCGGTGGCCTTGGAGGCCTTCTTCTTCTTATCAGCGCCCTGAGCAGCAAAAGAGAGGTAAGTTGTTTAATCGAATTAGGAAATCAAAGGTGTTCATCATAGGTTCAATTCAAGTTTTCCaatagaaagagaaaattgGAGCAGCAACAATACATCATCAATAAAGCGAAGAGGAAAAACAGCTCCAAGCGACAGCCTACAATATGAGCACAATAAATTGTCATGGGTCGGTTGTATAACACAGTTCATAGGACACTGCGGGAATTggtttgtttttgaattttgagcAAGGGGCGCGCGTTTTTCTCAGGTGTATATGGAAATAATACGAAAAAAGCTTGTGGAAATTATAAAACGAATTGGCAAATTGTGTAAgctttttaaatacatttgtttttttttgttgggaGCACATAGGGTAGGCGGCTTATGAGCGGTCTTCTTCACTCGTTTCATTTTTGATGGAAAggataaaacataaaaatttcaaaaaccacaaaatttcttatttcgtgcttttaattttggttattaataattttccaattTCTTGACACACAAATGTGGGAGCAacaaattttgattttgtctttttttctttttttgttggttttctTTTTGAATTGAAATTTGAGAAATTTGAGGAAAACGTACCGAACTAAACCAGCCCTTGACCCGCTGTGCCCACCCTGGTCCGCCAGGTGATGAGGCTGTTGATGTATTATTATCATCCTCATTCTCACAATATGCCTACGAGAGATCAAAACGCGCGCGTTCGCAAACATatccaaaacaaacaaaaacaaatattggagtggtatatatttatatataagaATGATTTATATCAAATACACATTCATGTGTCTATATATACTCAAACAAGAGCGATACAGCCCCGGTTTCCACATGTCCGATTATGGTAACGATCGAAAAATCTTAATGAGCAATTTATTGAACTAATGCAGTGAAATAATCTCTTACtgacatttaaaataaaaagtttaaaaataaaaaaggaaaaaagatGGTGGATGAGGTTTACTAACCAGACATTGAAAACCGAAGCTTTAAAGAAATTAGTCAAGAAATGTGGGAATATGATTAAAGCAATTTTTCTCATTTACATTGTATTGATCTTGCAAGCTGAAGAGTACCATTTAGTATGGCTTGAAAAGCTTATGAAAATGAGAAAAGAAATCATCGATATTCTGTTAACCAATCAAAAGTTATTTCAAATTGATGAGAAAGTATGAAAGTTTGCAAGATTTAACAGTAAAGAAAATAATgtagaaaatgttgaaaaaaataatacgaaTTAAATAGTGATTCGATTAAAAAAGCTTTTATAATAAGATCTGATGCGAACTTGTGAAAAGtacatacggacggacagacgttATGAGACAGTGTTACAACAAACAAAATCAGCTAGAGGAACTACACCCTATTGGTTTAAGCCAGAAGGGCGGTTAGTAGAATACAACTAGAACAGAAACAAGAACAGCAGAGCAACCCCTATGCGTAACAGAAAATTATGACAGTGATTGGGTTAATTGGATGGGAGATGGCTGACTCACCTCCTGCTGACCATCTGCAGGTTCGCCAGCGTTGTTTGCCTGCTCGCCTGGCTTCTCCTCACTGGCAGCCTGCTCGGCAGCTGCGGCAGCCTCCTCCGCTTCCTTCTTCTCCACCAAAGTGGCCGAGGAGATCAGCACGATGCCATTGTTGTTGATGCGCACCTTCAGCTTAACATCCTGGCCCTCGCCGCGCTCCGTCGGCTTCACATCCTTGACCTTCCACACGCCAATAGTTTGATCCGGATATGGCACCTGCTGTCCATAAACAATCGAAACGTTGAACGGTCCCTTGCGGTTGATTGTCAGCAGGCGGCTGAACGGCGACGCATGGTACTGCGGGAAGATCTCGATCTCTCCCGGAGCGGCAGAGCCCTCACTGTCCCACAGCACCTTAACGGCGTAATTCTGAAGGTCGGTGACACCGAATTCCCGGACGCGCACAGCCGGCGACATGATGGCGCACTGAAGGGCGGCACCGCGGGACACAGCCTCATCCTGGTTCAAAGTGGTGCTGGCTGGCTTGTTAAAGACCTACGTAAGAGAGATACAATTATTAAGGATCTTAATTAAGGCCATGGTGTGGGCACTCACCTGCTCAATAAGCTGCTTCACGGATGGAATGCGAGAGCTACCGCCAACGATCTCCACCGAGTGAATGTCGTCCAGCTGCAGCTTTGACTCGGCCAGCAAGCGCTTGAACGTCTGCTCGACGCGCTGCAATACCGGGGCGCACAACTCCTCCATCTGTGAACGCTGCATAGACGATGAGACATCGATGTCATCCAGGAAGCATTCGATGTTCAGTGGCAGCTTGGTGCTGTTGGCGGACATCTGCTTCTTCAGCTTCTCGATTTCGGTAAGCAGGCGCAGATTGGCACGGGCATTGGTCTTGGCGTTGATCTTGTAGCGCTCCTGGAACTCCTTGGCGAAGTAATCGCCTAAAGCCAGGTCAATGTCGCGTCCACCGATCTGATCCCAGGTGCTGGCCAGCATCTTAAGCTTGCCCTTGGTGAAGGCACAGGCACTGGCCTGCAGTGACGAGTGCCCAAAGTCCACGAAGATCACGTTGCGCGGCTTGTCCTCGAACAGGTCGTTCTTGTAGAAGCCGTAGGCCAGTGCCGTGGCCGTCGTCTCGTTCATTAGCCGCAGGACATTGAGTCCGGCGATCTGGGCGGCATCCAGAAGAGCCCGACGCTCGGCGTTGGTAAAGAACACGGGACAGGCGATGACGCAGTCGTTCACCTGCGTCTGCATGGCCGCCGCCGAAGTCTCTTTCAGCTTGGTGAACAGCATCGCCGTCAGCTGCTCGGGACCGAAATGCTGATCCTCACCCAGGTAGTTCACCTTGATGCCGATACTGCCGTCGCCGCGCGCCTCCACGCGCGCTGGAATGCTCTTGAGTTCGTGTTGTACATGGGGATCGTTGAATTTGCGACCGAGCAGGCGCTTGAATCCGCCAACTGTGTTTTTCATGTTTGTCACCTGCTGGTTCTTGGCCGCCACGCCGATGATCCGCTTCTTGCCATCGAAGGCCACAAAGGAGCTGCAAAAGTCAGGGCGGGGATTAAAATAGAACACCGGTCAGTGGCTTAGTAATGCAGGTCATATAAGGCTAAGATCTCGGAATTGTCAGTATTAGGAGTGTATGTCTGGCGAACAATCAAGTTTAAGTCAGTACAGTGGGATTTGGGCTAAAACgtcttttatatataaaacgatatatttatatataaagaactGTAAATTCCCATGTTTTCTAGTTTTAAGCCctacttttaaattaaaaagaacTGTAAATATCCGTGCTTTCTAGGTTTAAGGTTTAAACCCTACTTTTAGTTTAACATGAGGATAAGTAAACGGCCTAAAATActtctatttttaaagaaatcgAACCTAAcattaaaacaataaattaaataattgtttCCCATGACtattataacattttaaagttaaataaaattattttgtacAAAAGTAAACTAAACCACCTAAAGGGTTCAACATAAGCGGGTTCCACTGTGTCTGCATACGCGAGTGTGTTTGTGTTCTGTCTGTGTTTGCCGgctttgaatttatttttgacagCTTTGCACAcgtttttccttctttttGCCGTATCTTCGTTGGCGCTCTTTCTCCCTCTCAACCTCTCTCTCTTCGCAACCACAACAGCTGCTCTCACCTTTGATGCTGCCTTCTTGACCGCATGACGCATGCATCGCCAGGTCTTTCTctatgcgtgtgtgtgtggtgtgcCAAAAAAGTAAATTCGGACAAGTACGGGAGGAGGAGAGCGGGGGAGTGGGAGTGTGGGGAATTGGATTGGAAATATGTAGGGGCCCACGCAATCGACGGCATCTAAATCAAAGGCACCCCCATACATAGGCAGCGGCGATAAATTGGAAAAGAGAGGCGAAATCAGTGGAAGGGAAAAGATATGCGAGTGCCTCTGCTGCCTCATTAAAATTGCAATTTGCAACACTTTTTATGGAAGTGCAGTCGTTGGCCAAATTTAGGCCTCCGCCAAAGCACACAAACAACAATTAGAACATAATGCACATAACTGGGGATACACGTACGTATGTTTTACGGAGCGTTACCCATAACAACCATGGAATTTTCTAGGCGCGCTCTCTTACAAACACACAATCGCACGCACACATATGCGGGCCATGACTTACAAATTCGACataaccccaaaaaaaaaaaaaacggcaaAAAGTGGAACGATTATGTAGACCAGACCTCCTAAAGCTTATCACTATATGAACTGGGCCATAATCCGGGACAATTGCATGGAGGGGGTAGTACTTACGGCGTGGCCCGCAGACTGTAGTCATTGGCCAGCGTCTCGATGCCGCCGGACCTGGCCGCCGCCACATAGCAGCCCTCGTTGCCAAAATCGATGCCAATCACGGACATTTTCTAAACGCCTCCTTGTCGTCTGGCCGCTTTTCCAATTCAATTGATTCAGTTGCCGACACACTTTTGGGTGTTTGCCGTTTTCTTCTTGTgttttacttttctttttcgGGGGGGCGGAACAACGCGATCGCAGAGTTCTCGTTCTCTTTGTGTTCCAGCTACTGCAAAATATACAAGTTTTTAATGTGAGTGACGGAGAATTAGACAAATGTTTATTAAACACACGACGACGCACGTGTCGGCTTGCTATCTGCTCGTTTCGTTTGACAAACAAGTCCAGAACATTCGATTCGATATATGCTTTTCACATTCACATCAATTATGGATTCGCTTTTCGCCTGCGAATGGAAATTTCTAGCGTCCGGCCTTCGTCGGTCGCCTCTCTCGCTCGCACGCGCAAACACAGTGGGGCGAAAAAATGGTGCGGAAAAGCGCTGGCCAACGTTTGTTTGGCTCTTCTCGTGTTTGAGTTATTGGTGCTCGAGCAGATAGCTACGCACGTTTTAGTTGATAATGGAAAATCACCTTCGGGTTCACGGTAAGTCCTAGCAATTTCAATTCGACACCGCacgtttttttttctaattgtCTGCAGTATGACCAATGCAAGAAAATTCGATAATACCAAGTCAATCGTGGTACTAAAGCTTCAATCGATAGAATACCAACTGGTCCTTGGATACGGGCACACTCTAAAATGGCCGTTACATTTTACCTTGGACGTTATTCGATTTTAAAGTTTACAAAATTAAGTTTATAGTTTCCCCGATCTCGACGAAGGTCGAAGGAAGGATTATCGAAATAAACTATTCtgcgttttaaaaataaatctgtTCTATACtctataattatatttaaaggactttttaaacaaaagcaaataagCGTTATTTAAACTGACTTGTTTTAAACGGCATTTTTAAATCACACAATTTCGATCCGTTAAATCCTATTTCaagtttaaattttaatttttttgaattgacaaaattaaactttttacCACAACCTTTTGGGTGAAGTGGATTGGCTAGTTTCTCCTgaggaaatatttaaaataatttaaaatccgttacaatttaaattgttttgtaaGGAGATGAAAATTCCTGAATAGACTGAAAAGAAATCCGTCCAAAAAGTACTTttatcatttatttattcaccAGCTAACTCGTTGTAATAGCCAAATTAAATTTCCTAAGAAACATACATTTATTGTACTTCTTAAAGAATCCCCGTCCCATCAGCAGCTTTAAGGAAACTTTTTGGATCCCTGCGACGGGACTGGCCCCTCCACGGTCTCCTCGATCAGCAGCGGCGAGCTCCAGCGCATTAGAAAGTAGGCAGATCCGGATTTATCGTTCGTCCCGGACAGCCTATTGCCACCGAACGGAGTCAATCCGTAGTGGCTGCCGGTGCAACGCTCGTTCACGTAGAGATTGCTGGCGGACATGCGGAGCTGGTTGAGGCAGTGCAGGATCACCTCATCCCGGCTGGCGAAGATGGAGCCGGAGAGCGCGTATCTGGACTGGTTGGCAGCCAGCTTGAGAGCCTCCCCAAAGGAGTCGTCCGCGTAAACGAACACGGGCAAAAAGGGTCCGCTGCAGGGCTCACAAAGCAGAGGATCTAATGGATCCACCACCCGGATAATCGTCGGCTGGACAAACCTACCAATGCTGTCGTCGCAGCTGCTTCCGCATAACACCTCCATGCTCTTAGTGCGCTCCACTAGGCTCTGCATCCGTTGAAATCCCTCTATATTTACCATTGCCCCCATATCCGTTTCCGGCTGGACGGGATCCCCAACGTTCAACTGCTTTGTGGCCTCCAACAGTTCTTCTTGGAGTCGCGGCCAAATGGATGAGGGCACATACATCCTGGACAGCGAGTTGGCGTACTGACCGGCGAATCCGAATGCCGCCTGGATGGTAGCCGTCACCACGGACTCCACCTTGGCGCTGGCATGGACAAAATGGAAGTTCTGACCCGGACACTCGGCCACCAGACGAGGGAAACAGATGTATCGCTCCATCCGATCGCTCACCAGCTTGTGCACATGCCTGTACCCGGCCGCACTGCCCTGGGAATTCAGACCGGCAAAGTGAACGGCATCCGTGATGGTGTCCAGAAACAGACGCTCGTTGGCCGGCACAAAGTTGACTACACCGCTGGGCAGGCCCGCCTCCTGGAAGGCCCGGTGGATAAGAAAACTGGCTGGTGCCACCTCCAATGAGGGATTCCACAGCACCGTATTGCCCATGAGAGCAGGACAGAGGGCCAAACTGGTGGACAGGGCCACCGATTCAAATGGCGCCAGTGCAGCCACAAAGCCATCCATAGGTCGCAAGTGGAAGCTGGGGAAGACATTCATATCGCCCTGGATCTCAAAGCGTAGTTCGGACAGGTGCTCCAGGTAATCAGCATTTGCCCTAAGCGAGCTGAGCAGTCTCCTTATGTCCCGCGTGGCATCATCGGATGTTTTGCTAAGGGTCAGCATCAGGAACACTCGTAACCGCAACTCATCCTCCTCGATAATATCCGCTGCCCGGCGCCAAATGGCCAGGCGTTCTGCGATGGGTACCAGACTCCAAGTTCCCTGCGTCGAAAGAGCCGACCTGATTGCCGTCTCGATTTGCTTGCGATTGGCGTAGAAAACATGGGCCAGATTCGTTTTGAGGTGATGCGGGCAAGAGACCTGCTGTTTATCCATGGTATAAACGGGATCGTCGCCAATTATTGTTGGTA
Encoded here:
- the LOC119555208 gene encoding neuralized-like protein 4, with protein sequence MTGREAQSFHTRCGRSIRLYNNNRMAQRSMRDFSHALVFSAEPLEDDVLFEVVIEKKNTSWGGSIEIGVTAESPDDLELVACATAMRNGTWVMSGIDVRKDGRRLFEFYGTDLETLNENDRVGVMRTSGNDLVFYVNGESQGVAAKNMPKPLWALVDLYGRCVQVSLCPRDGTGSGELLDSPLQQPLQQVVQNLDVAMNVNIVVDSDAWMQGTGVSSGADDRLCFHTRCGSLVKLSPNFRSAERRRPLDEFNNGVVMTHRPLRDNELFEIRIDKLVDKWSGSIEVGVTTHNPTVLHFPATMTNMRSGTIMMSGCGILTNGKGTRRQYGEFNLDELREGDRVGMMRKSNGNLHNYINGQDQGVAATRVASTLWGVIDLYGMTIKVTIVDRDEREQQNLVTRRNNIVAGMTACSSGAGAQHNQHQQHSGTPTLSLLSPESEMNVAGAAGGLSETISSTRAIARNDDRLTFHHICGTHATVTQSGRTALRPNAADDFNNGVVLTRRPLRPNELFQVRLERVVTKWAGSVEMGVTTHSADELDFPFTMTNVRSGTWMMTGNGVMQNGVTVIEQYGQNLDRLQVGDRVGVVRKDDGTVHFWVNGVDQGPAASNVPERVYGVIDLYGQAAQASIVDTSECGSPDTGNSTISNTTLYSEVPLRFHSIHGANAGISNSGLTASRPNSLAEFNDAIVFSNRPLRQRELFEVELETMVRHWSGNIEIGVTGTRPEDIQLAPNATDLEASDTIILCGPMIFHNRKTIRTNILLDLDTLGPSTRVGVMRNGDFIHFFVDGMDQGPACECHAPNIWAIIDLYGQCAQVSLTQTQLDIRAPYATSENSQSCQATSVIQHPAMETKHRWTCVSGNVSLTKDWTEASRFTGAAAPLSHCLVFSEHPLSVGSPFEIKLTSINPMFAGCLSIGVTDLNLSDESVRKKLPTSLRRIPANVWYVSGNEVCLNSSCLQRSLASLEWLRVDDRITLERVENSLNILLNSENVNIQFHNVPNDVYVVAELRGSTMGIQVISAQGPASPLRPCSLRLQDSMDFGVDPLNKQDSSMLESIDSEAQNYEFLDVSQKNARLSEDRRSVTRIKSYNQAIVCLNKPLCKGESISIKVDGLNNKWKGTLSLGVLSASPQTAPISLLDFKRSCWLATQDYVNINGQVMASKYGEALEQIQVGTVITLTLTHAGMLIIMVGSTNLEDLASGLPNHVYPVFDVYGKCEKITLITGNDAGRTGNANGTPILEAPEALELDNGMPQQCEKAHLEMHEKEKDTEQVCESGRDGPSTSGAPSNAMTRSVMESVSENLLLNISIKNRTLEQQRNELGGSSSTCCLRESLQLQHNTNLNIQRSQSTQRFQNSLNTSATAAGSGGPSGSTANIQHLSNSGVYDTNKEYDDLPNPPNPLASSMDEGPGPTATVATTMDHSENNAQALELITSNEREISGDPIANDNVLEDDEIDYMNHLLLLQQLQQNEYTRHHLMPDQASLLNLDLPSLNSMESDSNSLGPTRPGGGTDSLRSTATGVSVEQNDCEYLRQVRRFCASLVLPQAFFDSRLEPVCFCLKCSGPSNGGNGDKLEGWVYFKLNQQTVNVLSTSTTTASTSSSNAPQVHFDLNGDWLPFYYMTRVDKIRAILDRGQPLPLESDPDEEPAAAALKDEPGTRLELYYSPNATVIEPVLPQHHFASEQGLHRISTSFEVYVRRQSISGVTTGKAAAEAKRRSMGSGDHDHGGLGQGSEGVGGTPSTTLNESSVHLLNDLCWFTKEAGACIINALIIKLDRIEEHESH
- the LOC119555209 gene encoding heat shock 70 kDa protein 4 isoform X2, yielding MSVIGIDFGNEGCYVAAARSGGIETLANDYSLRATPSFVAFDGKKRIIGVAAKNQQVTNMKNTVGGFKRLLGRKFNDPHVQHELKSIPARVEARGDGSIGIKVNYLGEDQHFGPEQLTAMLFTKLKETSAAAMQTQVNDCVIACPVFFTNAERRALLDAAQIAGLNVLRLMNETTATALAYGFYKNDLFEDKPRNVIFVDFGHSSLQASACAFTKGKLKMLASTWDQIGGRDIDLALGDYFAKEFQERYKINAKTNARANLRLLTEIEKLKKQMSANSTKLPLNIECFLDDIDVSSSMQRSQMEELCAPVLQRVEQTFKRLLAESKLQLDDIHSVEIVGGSSRIPSVKQLIEQVFNKPASTTLNQDEAVSRGAALQCAIMSPAVRVREFGVTDLQNYAVKVLWDSEGSAAPGEIEIFPQYHASPFSRLLTINRKGPFNVSIVYGQQVPYPDQTIGVWKVKDVKPTERGEGQDVKLKVRINNNGIVLISSATLVEKKEAEEAAAAAEQAASEEKPGEQANNAGEPADGQQEGADKKKKASKATELPLECTTHGFSPVDLGNYTQQESKMIGNDQKETERIDAKNALEEFVYDMRNKLQGGPLERFVVEAEREAIVAQLNDLENWLYEDGEDCERETYTNRLQALHQKTDPIKLRASDYEQGPAAFDELKNTIAIARLAVAEFRKGVPKYDHLTETEFINISETADKAQKWLDANLSKFTQSPRTADSPVQVSAVRQEVHTLNACVSSVINRAKPKPTPAKTATPPKDEANAEQNGGEPTANAGDKMDVDNNAQSAAGNDPSMDVE
- the LOC119555209 gene encoding heat shock 70 kDa protein 4 isoform X1, with amino-acid sequence MSVIGIDFGNEGCYVAAARSGGIETLANDYSLRATPSFVAFDGKKRIIGVAAKNQQVTNMKNTVGGFKRLLGRKFNDPHVQHELKSIPARVEARGDGSIGIKVNYLGEDQHFGPEQLTAMLFTKLKETSAAAMQTQVNDCVIACPVFFTNAERRALLDAAQIAGLNVLRLMNETTATALAYGFYKNDLFEDKPRNVIFVDFGHSSLQASACAFTKGKLKMLASTWDQIGGRDIDLALGDYFAKEFQERYKINAKTNARANLRLLTEIEKLKKQMSANSTKLPLNIECFLDDIDVSSSMQRSQMEELCAPVLQRVEQTFKRLLAESKLQLDDIHSVEIVGGSSRIPSVKQLIEQVFNKPASTTLNQDEAVSRGAALQCAIMSPAVRVREFGVTDLQNYAVKVLWDSEGSAAPGEIEIFPQYHASPFSRLLTINRKGPFNVSIVYGQQVPYPDQTIGVWKVKDVKPTERGEGQDVKLKVRINNNGIVLISSATLVEKKEAEEAAAAAEQAASEEKPGEQANNAGEPADGQQEAYCENEDDNNTSTASSPGGPGWAQRVKGWFSSGADKKKKASKATELPLECTTHGFSPVDLGNYTQQESKMIGNDQKETERIDAKNALEEFVYDMRNKLQGGPLERFVVEAEREAIVAQLNDLENWLYEDGEDCERETYTNRLQALHQKTDPIKLRASDYEQGPAAFDELKNTIAIARLAVAEFRKGVPKYDHLTETEFINISETADKAQKWLDANLSKFTQSPRTADSPVQVSAVRQEVHTLNACVSSVINRAKPKPTPAKTATPPKDEANAEQNGGEPTANAGDKMDVDNNAQSAAGNDPSMDVE